A window from Setaria italica strain Yugu1 chromosome VIII, Setaria_italica_v2.0, whole genome shotgun sequence encodes these proteins:
- the LOC101786936 gene encoding xylanase inhibitor protein 1, producing MAFRRPLALHPLVIAFVLVSCLAGAATAKQTGQLTVFWGQNAGEGTLREACDTGLYSTVVISFYSVFGHGRYWGDLSGHPLAGVGADIKHCQSRNILVLLSIGGPGNGYSLPSSASAAAVADNLWNAHLGGRRNGVYRPFGDAAVDGIDFYIDQGAPDHYDELARRLDGYNRFYRGRKGVRLTATPRCGFPDRRLGAALRTGLFERIHVRFYGNDTCSLGKGGTYGVVGQWEKWTAAFPRTQVYLGLAPAESGVPEGAQGTVAVYLKYLYYDLLPKVQKANNYGGVMVWDRFADKKTRWSGVVKGWA from the coding sequence ATGGCGTTCCGACGCCCTCTCGCTCTCCACCCGCTCGTGATCGCCTTCGTGCTTGTCTCCtgtctcgccggcgccgccacggcgAAGCAGACGGGCCAGCTGACCGTGTTCTGGGGCCAGAACGCCGGCGAGGGCACGCTGCGCGAGGCCTGCGACACGGGGCTCTACTCCACCGTCGTCATCTCCTTCTACAGCGTCTTCGGGCACGGCCGCTACTGGGGCGACCTCTCCGGCCACCCTCTCGCCGGCGTCGGTGCCGACATCAAGCACTGCCAGTCCAGGAACATCCTCGTCCTCCTCTCCATCGGCGGGCCCGGGAACGGCTACTCCCTcccgtcctccgcctccgccgcagccGTCGCCGACAACCTCTGGAACGCGCACCTCGGCGGGCGCCGGAACGGCGTGTATCGCCCGttcggcgacgccgccgtcgacggcaTCGACTTCTACATCGACCAGGGCGCCCCCGACCACTACGACGAGCTGGCCAGGCGCCTTGACGGGTACAACCGGTTCTACCGCGGCCGGAAGGGTGTGCGCctgacggcgacgccgcggtgCGGGTTCCCCGACCGCCGCCTGGGGGCGGCGCTCCGGACGGGGCTGTTCGAGCGCATCCACGTCAGGTTCTACGGCAACGACACATGCTCGCTGGGGAAGGGCGGGACGTACGGCGTGGTAGGGCAGTGGGAGAAGTGGACGGCGGCGTTTCCGAGGACGCAGGTGTACCTGGGCCTCGCGCCGGCGGAGAGCGGCGTGCCGGAGGGGGCGCAGGGCACCGTCGCCGTTTACCTCAAGTACCTGTACTACGACCTGCTGCCCAAGGTGCAGAAGGCGAACAACTATGGCGGGGTCATGGTCTGGGACAGGTTCGCCGACAAGAAGACACGCTGGAGCGGCGTCGTCAAGGGATGGGCCTGA